One genomic segment of Coffea arabica cultivar ET-39 chromosome 6e, Coffea Arabica ET-39 HiFi, whole genome shotgun sequence includes these proteins:
- the LOC113696089 gene encoding uncharacterized protein, which yields MDSSSSMSSPAIMVGDSNNNVSSNNRDGALSPTAAASLRGSMEDDVALSVAAGLAKEAALLFQAGKFAECVSVLKQLLHKKEDDPKILHNIAIAEYFQDGCSDPKKLLEELNNVKKRSEALAHASEEQQTESVGSTSRLAVGSKGNSNVSNSYSVTSSLPVVYTDEFDTSVTIFNTAVIWFHLHEYAKSYRILDALYQNIEPIDEGTALRICLLLLDVALFSNHASRSADVISYVEKVFCANSMTNQVDNGSSLHQPTMVSKSASFSATIPGASNSDSASSANVLESSLSRTLSEEALEDESLQLLSSLDIGGENLPRPSSLQSSNDVSRIQTDDSISTVDLRLKLHLYKVSFLLLTRNIKAAKREVKMAMNIARGKDYTWALYLKSQLEYARGNHRKACKLLMASSNLTEIGISSMYYNNFGCIYYRLGKYHASSVFFSKALRYRSTLLKEKPVKLATFSQVKSWQMAYNSGLSLLSCGKPVHAAQCFYKAGLTYYNRPLLWLRIAECCLMALEKGLLKSNYSSPSDGSDVKVHVVGKGKWRQLALEDGVSRTGKFDSVGRDDFSFGNGRLPELSMSLARQCLLNALHLLESSDSKYLKSGLLSDSAAEGSESGDSSSSKATSYKNLAGGDPKLLNAAVGSGQANTNGEVKEQKCGNGQNTSLLNSVSDYEDICRKENQMIEQALLADMAYVELELENPLKALSTAKSLLKLFECSKIYVFLGHLYAAEALCLLNRPKEAAEHLSVYVTGGSNFQLPYSQDDLEKWSVEKIVDFEEPNGGPSSVNASSSDEFQGFTFLKPEEARGTICANLALLAAELGDPGLVQDVMQATASALNSPHVILATVYLDLLQGKTQDALAKLKQCNRIRFLPGRSTLDGSS from the exons ATGGATTCTTCTTCGTCGATGTCGTCGCCGGCAATCATGGTTGGGGATAGCAATAATAACGTTAGTAGCAATAACAGAGATGGTGCTTTGTCGCCCACGGCCGCTGCTTCTCTGCGAGGGTCGATGGAGGATGACGTGGCTCTCTCAGTAGCTGCGGGGCTTGCTAAGGAGGCGGCTCTCTTGTTCCAGGCCGGGAAATTTGCGGAGTGTGTCAGTGTGTTGAAgcagctcttgcacaagaaagAGGACGATCCGAag ATTCTTCACAACATTGCTATTGCGGAATACTTTCAAGATGGTTGTTCAGACCCTAAGAAGCTTCTTGAAGAACTCAATAATGTTAAG AAACGAAGTGAAGCACTTGCTCATGCATCTGAGGAACAACAAACAGAGTCAGTCGGCAGCACTAGTAGACTTGCAGTTGGAAGTAAAGGAAATAGTAATGTATCAAATTCATATTCTGTCACAAGTAGCCTGCCTGTTGTCTACACTGATGAATTTGATACTTCGGTTACAATATTTAACACG GCAGTCATCTGGTTCCATCTCCATGAATATGCAAAATCATACAGGATTTTGGATGCATTGTATCAAAATATTGAACCCATAGATGAG GGGACAGCTCTACGTATTTGCCTTCTATTGCTGGATGTAGCATTATTTTCGAACCATGCATCTAGATCTGCT GATGTGATTAGCTATGTGGAGAAAGTATTTTGTGCCAATAGCATGACCAACCAAGTAGATAATGGAAGCTCATTGCATCAACCTACCATGGTGTCAAAATCTGCTTCATTTTCTGCTACAATTCCTGGTGCCTCAAATTCTGATTCAGCTTCTTCTGCAAATGTTTTGGAAAGTTCGTTATCTAGAACTTTATCAGAAGAGGCACTTGAGGATGAATCATTGCAGTTACTATCATCCCTGGATATTGGTGGAGAGAATCTGCCAAGACcatctagtctccaatcttcaAATGATGTTTCAAGGATTCAAACTGACGATTCTATCTCAACGGTTGATCTCAGGCTTAAGTTGCATCTTTACAAAGTCAGTTTTCTGCTCCTTACCAGAAATATCAAGGCAGCTAAGCGTGAAGTTAAGATGGCTATGAATATAGCGCGCGGCAAAGATTATACATGGGCACTTTATCTGAAGTCGCAGCTTGAGTATGCTCGGGGAAATCACCGTAAAGCGTGCAAGCTTTTGATGGCATCAAGTAATCTAACAGAAATCGGAATTTCTAGCATGTATTACAACAACTTTGGCTGCATCTATTATCGTCTTGGGAAATATCACGCATCAAGTGTATTCTTTTCCAAAGCATTGCGTTACAGGTCAACTTTGTTGAAGGAGAAACCTGTAAAGCTAGCAACTTTCTCACAGGTTAAGTCTTGGCAGATGGCATATAACTCTGGTCTGTCGCTCTTGTCTTGTGGGAAACCAGTACATGCTGCTCAATGTTTTTACAAGGCTGGTCTAACTTACTACAACAGGCCTCTCCTGTGGCTGAGAATTGCTGAGTGCTGCCTTATGGCACTGGAGAAGGGGCTTTTGAAGTCCAATTACTCTAGTCCCTCTGATGGCTCTGATGTTAAAGTTCATGTTGTTGGTAAGGGAAAATGGAGGCAACTTGCATTGGAAGATGGGGTTTCAAGAACTGGGAAGTTTGATTCTGTTGGGAGAGATGATTTTTCTTTCGGCAACGGTAGACTGCCCGAGTTGTCAATGTCCCTTGCTCGACAATGTCTTTTAAATGCATTGCACTTGCTTGAAAGCTCTGATTCAAAATATTTGAAGTCTGGTTTGCTTTCTGATTCTGCTGCTGAAGGAAGTGAATCAGGAGACTCGTCGTCTTCCAAGGCCACAAGCTACAAGAATCTAGCAGGTGGTGATCCAAAGTTATTGAATGCAGCAGTAGGCTCAGGGCAGGCCAACACAAATGGGGAGGTAAAAGAGCAAAAGTGTGGAAATGGTCAAAACACTTCTCTGCTAAACTCTGTCAGTGATTATGAAGATATTTGTAGGAAAGAGAACCAAATGATCGAACAAGCTCTTCTAGCTGATATGGCATACGTAGAGTTAGAACTAGAAAACCCACTTAAGGCTTTGTCAACAGCAAAGTCTCTTTTGAAACTTTTCGAGTGTTCCAAAATATACGTCTTTCTGGGTCACTTGTATGCAGCTGAAGCTCTATGCCTGCTGAACCGGCCAAAGGAAGCTGCTGAGCATTTGTCCGTCTATGTGACTGGTGGAAGCAATTTTCAACTGCCATACAGccaagatgatttggaaaagTGGAGTGTGGAAAAGATAGTGGATTTTGAGGAACCGAATGGTGGGCCTTCATCTGTTAATGCATCgtcttctgatgaatttcaAGGTTTTACGTTCCTCAAGCCTGAAGAAGCTCGTGGAACTATTTGTGCTAATTTAGCTCTCCTGGCCGCAGAACTGGGGGATCCTGGGCTGGTCCAAGATGTTATGCAAGCGACAGCTTCGGCACTAAACAGTCCCCACGTTATTCTTGCTACTGTTTACTTGGATCTTCTGCAGGGGAAGACACAAGATGCTCTTGCCAAGTTGAAACAGTGTAATCGTATTAGATTCCTTCCTGGTAGATCGACACTGGATGGCTCTAGTTGA